The following proteins are co-located in the Rattus norvegicus strain BN/NHsdMcwi chromosome 19, GRCr8, whole genome shotgun sequence genome:
- the LOC134483142 gene encoding uncharacterized protein LOC134483142 isoform X2 codes for MEEAVMSILHNLEMENTEIHENNHKLKKEIIFSRNLLSQLLMENTCRKKLVPLKQESKEVHLDCALNQKYLVDFNKKDKDQQRPDPASSGLRKCKRAGIGHTPVRELPEE; via the exons atggaggaggcggtcatgtcaattctgcacaacttagagatggagaacactgaaatccatgagaacaaccataagctgaagaaggagattatcTTCTCTAG aaacctgctcagccagctcctgatggagaacacatgcaggaagaagttggtcccactgaagcaggagagcaaggaggtacatcttgattgtgcactgaaccagaaatatttggttgacttcaacaagaaagataaagaccagcaacgtccagacccagcatcatctg gtctcagaaagtgcaagagagctggaattggacacacaccagtaagagagcttcctgaagaataa
- the LOC134483142 gene encoding uncharacterized protein LOC134483142 isoform X1, producing MFSRLRKCFGRGNVDCGETRVKESGLSSQSNDGQRQHFWGMLNAGRETSSPGTELSENQAKKEKERLIKELQLITEERNDLRDRLRFLTERSKKNRPHFRPNPYYEDLERMEEAVMSILHNLEMENTEIHENNHKLKKEIIFSRNLLSQLLMENTCRKKLVPLKQESKEVHLDCALNQKYLVDFNKKDKDQQRPDPASSGLRKCKRAGIGHTPVRELPEE from the exons atgttttcccgtcttcgcaagtgttttgggagggggaacgtcgattgtggagagactagagtgaaggagtctggcctttcgtctcaaagtaatgatggacaaagacagcacttctggggaatgttga acgctgggagagaaacatcatcccctggcactgaactaagcgagaatcaggccaagaaggaaaaggagaggctgattaaagagctgcagctcattaccgaggagagaaatgacctgagagatcgcctgaggtttctaacagagagatccaagaagaacag gccacacttcaggccaaatccatattatgaagacctggagagaatggaggaggcggtcatgtcaattctgcacaacttagagatggagaacactgaaatccatgagaacaaccataagctgaagaaggagattatcTTCTCTAG aaacctgctcagccagctcctgatggagaacacatgcaggaagaagttggtcccactgaagcaggagagcaaggaggtacatcttgattgtgcactgaaccagaaatatttggttgacttcaacaagaaagataaagaccagcaacgtccagacccagcatcatctg gtctcagaaagtgcaagagagctggaattggacacacaccagtaagagagcttcctgaagaataa
- the LOC134483143 gene encoding disks large homolog 5-like isoform X1: protein MWICNNECPKDISTDMFARLCRRFGRADVDREESRVKQTKPKEACRQTSSPENVQNKVQANEEEERLNRELELTTKERNELTDRLLYVTGGSMSKSPYFRPNPFYENLKIKEKQVMSLLHNLDTKNIEHREKFQELKKEINFYLNLHSQLLMDQACMKKKLVTLKQECKELQRYLFELNPNDEDEQEKTSNLQTQQNVVGTSS, encoded by the exons atgtggatatgcaataatgag tgtccaaaggatatatccacagacatgtttgcccgtctttgtaggcgctttgggagagctgatgttgatagagaagagtctagagtgaagcaaacgaaacctaaag aggcctgcagacagacgtcatcccctgaaaatgtccaaaacaaggtgcaggccaatgaggaagaggagaggctgaatagagaactggagctaactaccaaggagagaaatgagctgacagatcgcctcctttatgtgacaggtggatccatgagcaagag cccgtacttcaggccaaatccattttatgaaaacttgaagataaaggagaaacaggtcatgtcattactgcacaacttagacacaaagaacattgaacatcgtgagaaatttcaggaactcaagaaggagattaacttctatct caacctgcacagccagctcctgatggaccaggcatgtatgaagaagaagttggtcacattgaagcaggagtgcaaggagttacagcgatatttgtttgagttgaacccgaatgatgaagacgaacaggagaagaccagcaacctccagacccagcaaaatgtggtaggaacaagcagctga
- the LOC134483143 gene encoding uncharacterized protein LOC134483143 isoform X2: MWICNNECPKDISTDMFARLCRRFGRADVDREESRVKQTKPKEACRQTSSPENVQNKVQANEEEERLNRELELTTKERNELTDRLLYVTGGSMSKSNLHSQLLMDQACMKKKLVTLKQECKELQRYLFELNPNDEDEQEKTSNLQTQQNVVGTSS, encoded by the exons atgtggatatgcaataatgag tgtccaaaggatatatccacagacatgtttgcccgtctttgtaggcgctttgggagagctgatgttgatagagaagagtctagagtgaagcaaacgaaacctaaag aggcctgcagacagacgtcatcccctgaaaatgtccaaaacaaggtgcaggccaatgaggaagaggagaggctgaatagagaactggagctaactaccaaggagagaaatgagctgacagatcgcctcctttatgtgacaggtggatccatgagcaagag caacctgcacagccagctcctgatggaccaggcatgtatgaagaagaagttggtcacattgaagcaggagtgcaaggagttacagcgatatttgtttgagttgaacccgaatgatgaagacgaacaggagaagaccagcaacctccagacccagcaaaatgtggtaggaacaagcagctga